A genome region from Blautia coccoides includes the following:
- a CDS encoding FAD-dependent oxidoreductase: MKRYDTQICVIAAGPSGLSAAVQSAQDGADVIVLEKSSTIGGTANMGMGPLGIGTKYQKKQMIDITVEKAFDMFMDYTHYNVDARLVKRYFAQSAETIEWLEDIGVEFEGAFRYFPQSEATWHIVKTDKGIGPRAASFMNRALYNKALELGVTVLLETAATQILKEDGRVVGVRARGQNNEEIEVRCDAAIICTGGAGANTEMIKEYTGLEYGKDVYNFAVPGMVGDGIRMAWEAGADQMPIRIEMAADLGGGEPANASVSNIFKQPNLLVNRFGKRIMNEEYIQNSTYLSNLANHQKDKVVFNIVDTSIIKYYIKHGVDVTSLVANVSDVSDFFEGFESLMENGSHNFFRADTIEELAEKAGIDVENLKETIDDYNFFCDSVDEEFFKAKRYLRPIFKAPFYAAAHHPGGYGTVGGVRINENCEACDREFMPIPGLYCAGADACNIYDDSYMFLLPGNSMGFAVNSGRIAGMSAAEYIQK, from the coding sequence ATGAAAAGATATGATACGCAAATTTGTGTAATAGCAGCAGGACCTTCCGGATTATCTGCAGCTGTACAGTCTGCTCAGGACGGAGCGGATGTAATTGTATTGGAAAAAAGCAGTACAATCGGAGGTACGGCAAATATGGGGATGGGGCCACTGGGAATAGGGACAAAATATCAGAAAAAACAGATGATAGATATTACTGTGGAAAAAGCATTTGATATGTTTATGGACTATACACATTACAATGTAGACGCCCGGTTAGTCAAGAGATATTTTGCCCAGTCAGCGGAAACAATAGAATGGCTGGAAGATATAGGCGTAGAATTTGAAGGGGCATTTCGTTATTTTCCGCAATCAGAGGCAACCTGGCATATTGTAAAAACGGATAAAGGAATTGGCCCAAGAGCCGCTTCTTTTATGAACAGAGCCTTATATAATAAGGCATTGGAACTGGGTGTGACGGTACTTCTGGAGACAGCCGCAACACAAATCCTCAAGGAAGACGGAAGAGTTGTGGGAGTGCGGGCAAGAGGCCAGAATAATGAAGAGATAGAAGTGCGCTGTGACGCAGCCATTATCTGTACAGGCGGCGCAGGCGCAAATACTGAGATGATCAAAGAATATACAGGGCTGGAATACGGAAAAGATGTGTATAACTTTGCTGTTCCCGGTATGGTGGGGGATGGTATCCGTATGGCATGGGAGGCGGGTGCTGACCAGATGCCCATCCGGATCGAGATGGCGGCTGATTTAGGAGGCGGGGAGCCGGCAAATGCCAGTGTCTCCAACATTTTCAAGCAGCCGAATCTTCTTGTAAACCGGTTTGGAAAGCGCATTATGAACGAAGAATATATCCAGAACAGCACTTATCTGAGTAATCTGGCAAACCATCAAAAGGATAAAGTGGTATTTAACATTGTGGATACCTCTATCATCAAGTATTACATAAAACACGGAGTGGATGTCACCAGCTTAGTGGCAAATGTATCCGATGTGTCAGACTTTTTTGAGGGATTTGAGAGTCTTATGGAAAACGGTTCCCATAATTTCTTCCGGGCAGATACCATCGAGGAACTGGCTGAAAAAGCGGGAATTGATGTTGAGAATCTGAAGGAAACCATAGATGACTATAATTTCTTCTGTGACAGTGTGGACGAAGAATTTTTTAAGGCAAAGCGGTATTTAAGGCCTATATTCAAAGCGCCATTTTATGCAGCCGCCCACCATCCGGGAGGTTACGGAACTGTGGGAGGCGTCCGTATCAATGAAAACTGTGAAGCCTGTGACAGGGAGTTCATGCCCATTCCCGGACTGTACTGCGCCGGAGCGGATGCCTGCAATATTTATGATGACAGCTATATGTTCCTGCTTCCGGGAAATTCCATGGGTTTTGCTGTGAACAGCGGGCGTATTGCCGGAATGAGTGCAGCCGAATATATCCAGAAATAA
- a CDS encoding ABC transporter ATP-binding protein yields MGNIIEVKNLKKYFSTPRGTLHAVDNVTFNIEKGKTIGIVGESGCGKSTLGKTLMRLHDPTDGQIFYDGTEIANMPKKEFKEKYRSDIQMIFQDPYASLDPRMNILQLIEEPIRVNNRSMSGKEVTDRAREMMELVGLAKRLERTYPHELDGGRRQRIGVARALSLNPQFIVCDEPVSALDVSIQAQILNLLQDLQEERGLTYMFITHDMSVVKHISDDIAVMYLGQMIEKCPASEIFKNTIHPYSKALLSAIPIPKVSYKHERMVLKGEIVSPIDPKVCCRFAARCPYAKQECRETEPELREIKPDHMVACHRAEEFMK; encoded by the coding sequence ATGGGAAATATCATAGAAGTAAAGAACCTGAAAAAATATTTTTCTACCCCCAGAGGGACACTTCATGCGGTTGATAATGTGACTTTTAACATCGAAAAAGGAAAAACCATTGGAATCGTTGGAGAATCAGGCTGCGGAAAATCAACCCTTGGAAAAACCCTGATGAGACTCCATGATCCAACAGATGGGCAGATTTTTTACGACGGAACAGAGATTGCCAACATGCCCAAAAAAGAATTTAAGGAGAAATATCGTTCTGATATTCAGATGATCTTCCAGGATCCGTACGCATCCCTGGATCCACGCATGAATATTCTCCAGTTGATCGAGGAGCCGATCCGTGTAAACAACCGCTCCATGTCAGGTAAGGAAGTTACCGACAGGGCCAGGGAGATGATGGAACTGGTAGGACTTGCAAAAAGACTGGAGAGGACATATCCTCATGAACTGGACGGCGGACGGCGTCAGCGTATCGGGGTTGCCCGTGCATTATCATTGAATCCGCAGTTTATTGTCTGTGACGAACCGGTATCAGCCCTGGATGTATCTATACAGGCCCAAATACTGAATCTGCTTCAGGATCTTCAGGAGGAGAGAGGGCTGACCTACATGTTTATCACTCATGACATGTCGGTGGTAAAACATATTTCTGACGATATTGCAGTGATGTATCTGGGACAGATGATTGAGAAATGTCCTGCCAGCGAAATCTTTAAAAATACGATTCATCCGTATTCAAAGGCATTGCTGTCAGCAATCCCCATTCCTAAGGTGAGCTATAAGCATGAGAGAATGGTGTTAAAAGGAGAAATTGTTTCTCCTATTGATCCAAAAGTATGCTGCCGCTTTGCAGCCAGATGCCCTTATGCAAAACAGGAATGCCGGGAGACTGAGCCAGAGCTTCGAGAGATTAAACCTGACCACATGGTGGCGTGTCACCGGGCGGAAGAGTTCATGAAATAA
- a CDS encoding ABC transporter ATP-binding protein translates to MSENILEVKDLVIHYETDESVVEAVNNITITLEKGKVLGLVGETGAGKTTTAYGIMGLLPPKVGHVIQGSILLDGEDLLKKSEREMRAVRGKQISMIFQDPMTALNPVKTVGEQIAEVVYLHDRCSKADALKRAQDMLAMVGIGRDRYKDYPHQFSGGMKQRIVIAIALACKPDLLIADEPTTALDVTIQAQILDMMRELQDVNGTSMILITHDLGIVAEMCDYCAVMYAGEIVEYGTVEDIFNKAKHPYTKALYRSIPSLEEEVKRLHVIQGLVPNPADLPEYCSFYQRCEERKDCCKKCDPQRVRLDAVHEVKCCQYTEGWEEE, encoded by the coding sequence ATGAGCGAAAATATACTGGAAGTAAAAGATTTGGTCATCCATTATGAAACAGATGAATCAGTAGTGGAGGCTGTCAACAATATTACGATCACTCTGGAAAAGGGGAAGGTGCTGGGCCTGGTGGGTGAAACCGGTGCAGGGAAAACCACCACTGCTTACGGCATTATGGGGCTTTTGCCGCCGAAAGTGGGACACGTCATTCAGGGGTCTATTCTGTTGGACGGAGAGGACCTTTTAAAGAAAAGCGAGAGAGAAATGCGTGCAGTCCGCGGAAAACAAATCAGTATGATCTTTCAGGACCCAATGACAGCGCTGAATCCGGTGAAGACCGTAGGAGAGCAGATTGCAGAGGTTGTTTATCTGCATGACCGCTGCTCCAAGGCCGACGCCTTGAAAAGGGCCCAGGATATGCTGGCAATGGTGGGAATCGGGCGGGACAGGTATAAAGATTACCCTCACCAGTTTTCAGGGGGCATGAAGCAGCGTATTGTCATTGCCATTGCGCTGGCATGTAAACCGGATCTTTTGATCGCGGATGAACCCACAACAGCCCTGGATGTGACCATACAGGCACAGATTCTGGATATGATGCGGGAACTGCAGGATGTCAACGGCACATCCATGATATTGATCACCCATGATCTGGGAATTGTGGCGGAGATGTGTGATTACTGCGCAGTCATGTATGCCGGTGAAATTGTGGAGTACGGCACAGTGGAAGATATATTTAACAAGGCAAAACATCCGTACACAAAGGCGTTATACCGGTCTATTCCATCCCTGGAGGAGGAGGTAAAGCGGCTGCATGTGATTCAGGGTCTAGTACCCAATCCGGCAGATCTTCCTGAATACTGCAGCTTTTACCAGCGCTGTGAGGAAAGAAAAGACTGCTGTAAAAAATGCGACCCTCAAAGGGTGAGGCTGGATGCCGTTCATGAAGTAAAGTGCTGTCAATATACAGAAGGATGGGAGGAAGAATAG